In Mustela erminea isolate mMusErm1 chromosome 20, mMusErm1.Pri, whole genome shotgun sequence, the sequence ATATCAGACACTTGTTACATTTGCCCTCTTGGCAGCTATTTAAGAAAAATCCTTAGTTGTGTATAAGttcattatattgtatacattttaatttaaatctgaGCAGCCCGATTGTGCATGACGGGAACTTTAGTATCTGTTCCACTAGCACTAAAACAGCATCTTGTTTGGAAAACCTGTTATATAGGACTTTAAAGAGACACTGTCAGGTATGTTACAGATAATGTGAATGCATTCTTCCTGCCACTGTAACCCCAAAGACTGAGAaagacttgatttttattttaattagttacTCTTTTCTACTGTGAATTTAATTCTGCCGTATTAGCAATAAGTGATGTGTTCTGTATAACGTGACCCGCAGTTGTTTGCAGCATTTCCTTACTGCCCACTACTGCATGCAAGGTACTATGCAAGGATCTTTTAATCCACAAAAGCATCCTTGTCTGAATTGAAAATGTTGCCTCTATGCAATGTGTTTCTGAAAGATTCCATGTTGCTAAGATGCCAGCGTGGTCTCTATTTAATATTGTTTCAGATGTCCTTTGTTATGTATTGAAACAGGTTCTATATAAAAATGCATTCTGTGTGAAAGTCTCTTTCAGACTCCTCTAGAGGAAAACATGATGACTGATGGCTCGCTGGCGGCTTAGCTTTTCCAGTCAACATGCTTTGTGTCTGCATTACGTCTCCTTGATATTTTACACTTACAGGTTGCTGTCTTCTTTCCACGTGTCTCTTACTATATAGTTCTTGAGCAATTTCCTGAAAAATACGCCGGGCGCTCTTCTTCTGTaaacagaaatgagaacaaaACGCCTGATTCTCTTAGGACTAGAAGAGTGATTATTGCATACACATCTGAGCTTTGTCTTTCTTTACTGCCACCAGTCAGAGTGatggcctgcccccaccccccagcacatCTACACTCACCATTAACTTGTAGTCTGAGTATGTTCGGTAGGGTTAGTGGCTGAGAATGATCACATTTAAATCATAGTTTACCACTTGAGATTATCCTTGAGTTTCTCAGTAATAAGAAATGGTATCTATGGTTGAAAGTTACCATGAtgttctctgtcattttttcattatttcaggtTTGGAATCATTACAACTAGCCACCGTTTAAAAGATACAAGCGTTGGGCTGTACCTTTTGTGAATCTTcggtttctttgtttcttaaagagTTAGATTTTGACtgtcaagaaaaaaggaaagtcttATAAGACATTTTATGTACTCAAAACCATTGTGGCAGATATCTTCTACCATATTAAGGTTAAACTAATTCAACATTTAAATGATATACAGTAAGAGTTAATGTCTATGTAATTTCTGAGAtgcttttattatattaataaaataacaattcaTATTGATGTTGATTCTAGGCTGTGTCATGATCCTAATATAGCATATATGTACCCCCTCTTATAGCCTATGAACAGCCAGAAGATACTCCTTCCCAAGAACTTAGGccttttacagatattttaaggCAGCTTCTCATCTCTTTGTTAACCCCTTTTTGCTCTTAAAGGCTGTTCATAGGCCTTTTATAGTTAACAGTAATGCTTCCCAGTGGAAAGATCGCATATAAGATAGTTATAGAGAAGGATTTCTTACTCTCATATGACTGGTTTTAAAGAGAAAGCATTGCAAGTTTTGTACTCTGGTTAGTAAAACTTCCAGTGATGAGAAGTTACACTTCCGTAGACCGTTCCTGCAGGTGGTGTTTCCTCAGATGTAGAGGAGGTTGTTAATTAGGTGAGCTGTTTCTGAGGCTCACATGTGGAGAGATGGAagttatttccttaggataataTTCCAGGCTATAGGGACATCTAGTGCAAGGAAATTGACTTACTTTGGAGAGGATTATGAAGATCACGAGTGCACCAATAATGTAGATAGAGAGCAGTGATAGGATGGCTATCAGGAGGCTGTGTAGTCTGTGTAgttccttcatttctttgttaattacaaaaacagaaagagcCACAGTCATTATTGAAACATATTATTGCAAATACATGCGTGAAATGCAACCGGAACTCGAGTATTAGAGGCGATATGTGAGCTGCTCTGCTTGGCTAGGcatttgtctgtttatttatttttaaaaagattttatttatttatttgacagacagaggtcacaagtaggcagagaggcaggcagagagagagatggggaagcaggctccctgctgagcagagagcctgatgcgggactcgatcccaggaccctgagatcatgacctgagccgaaggcagaggctttaacccactgagccacccaggcgccccttggctagtcatttaaaaatttattcaggGTCTCCTGATTCAGAAGACCCTCAAGGATGTGATAGAACTGAAACCCGTTCATCATTTctctaaatatactaaaattgtTACttcttttgaaaactaaaaaaaaaaaaaaaaaaaaaaatcaattcaattaATTACTTGCCATAATACTAagaatcattttttataaaacattatttgaagTTAGATAAACATTTTAGGACAGTTTGTGCAAGGGCATTTAAAATTCCTGTGGTAGAAATAGTGTACAAGGATCACCAACAGTCTGTTCATGGAGTTAGGATATTTTCGCCATGTGTTTGTGAATGCTGGCATTTATAACCTTGAACTGTTTCGTATACATAGCTGAATAGTACATTCTGTACAAGGAGCTGAGAAGCCCCTATGTTGAGAATCTCAGGGCCTACTACACCCTTAAATGACAGGCACTGTTAAACGTGTGCCTTCTTTTCTAATAAAGTTTTGGAAGTAGAATTATTGAATCTATATTCACATTCTGAATTTCTCCCTCCTTGCAGCAAGTGTCCCGTGCTCTTGGTGGGAATAGAGCAACATGTGTTGTCTTCAATTACCTGATTATTTGAAGCACAGAATATAATTAGAAATGTAATTATTATCTGAACAATCTGTACTATCCAGCGAAATAGCCCATAGATATTCATCCTGTGAACTCAGTTTGTACAGCGTACATTTTTGTAACAGATTAACCACctctgtaaaattttttttaaaagtttcaagtgctaggggcgcctgggtggctcagtgagttaagcctctgccttctgctcaggtcatgatctcagggtcctgggatcaagcccctcatcgggctctctgctcagtgaggagcctgcttccctctctctctctgcctgcctctctgcctacttgtaatctctgtctgtcaaataaataaatcaaatctttaaaaaaagtttcaagtgCTAAATTTGGAGCCCTGTCGAAGAGGCAGGAAATCGCTTTTAGTTATACTTCCATTTCTGTTCTTAGAGAAGAATCTGTCTTCACATGAACTTGCAGTTTTGAGACCTTTCATCTCTTTACaaactatttttagttttggCTGACTTTTTTTGTAGACTAATACAAGTCTCCAAAGTTGTTGTATATTTGTTCTAATATCTGTAGCTGACATTTATTTAAGCATACTTGCTATAAGCCAGGCATCCTCAAAagtgttttatgtgtatttattcaCTTATAATTTATCTTACAGGTGAGGGTAAACTAAGGCTAAATAACAAAGGGGTACCAAAAACCCAAGCAGGAATTAAAATACAGGATGATCTCGGGTCCCTAAAGTCCTGTTTTAAAATGGTAGGGCTGTTTGATTTTGAGTGTTTTAATGATTTCAGTGTTCATCATACCAGAGTCCTTTTTAACAGAAGAGATCCAAAAAAAGTCaagtattatttcctttctcttcctttccccagaaTCATGTGAagcttttttcttgaaatttctttcttttcttttttttaaagatttttaaaatttatttgacagacagagatcacaagtaggcagagaggcaggccaagcagagagcccaatgagggaacCGATCccagatcccatgaccccgagatcatgacctgagccgaaggcagaggcttaacccactgagccacccaggcgccccccctcgaaattccttaatttcttgatTTGTAGGATGTAGCTGGGTTCAATATCCTCACTTGAATGAGGAAATTGTCATAGGTTATAGCAGATCTCAAGAAGTTGTGTCATACATCCCTTTCTGTTCTGGCCATGCAGAATGGGTGGGTTCAGAGGTCCCCCAGTGGCTTCTCgtcaaatttatatttattctccatactgccttttttttcttcctggatcCAATTTATTGGTCACTTACGCTTTATTCTAGACGGTGCAATGCCAGCCCAGTTCCTGAACAAGCTGCTCACTAATCATCCCAAGTTTCCCTTTGGACTTGACACATTATCAGTCACTGTCATTCACAAAAGGAGGACCTGTTGGCCAGCCTGCACTAGTAGAGTCTggacacagagtgagagagagccctGACTTTGTGTCTGTGGAGGCTGGGAGATGGGATTGGAATAGTGCTCCAACCCCGACGTCCTGTCCGCTTGTGTCAGACCACGCCCTTCACTGGCCAGGGTATTGAGTTAGTGCATCTGTTTCTTCATCCCTGCATTTAAGTGATGTAATCATTTAAAGGGCTGGGCAAAGCCTCAGCTGACAGACCTCTTACCACCAGGGTGGTCCCTTCTCCGGTCCGCTTAGCTCCTGGTTGCTTTGACGTGGGGAAGGCGATTCCACAGATGTAGATGGCGCTGTCGTTCAGAGCCACCCTGTTTATAGTGAGGGagacttctccctctgtcaggGCTTCCTTCACTGTGAATTTGCCTGCATCGCCAGTGCATCCGTCCGAGCATAGGTTCTCAGGCTGGTCCGCACCATAGCGAAACCACAGGCTTTTGGGTTGCCCTGAAATGCACCCGTTGTAGGAGAAGGAACACTGAATGGTCACGGCCCCTTGAGTGTGGGCCACTTCGAGGTAAGGCGGTTGCTGGACAAGGACCGTACAGTCATGCGCAGCGCCTGTGGGAGGAAGCACACGAGCCACGTTTAGTGGACTTCTCGCTTCCCTTTGCCTGTGCTTCTATTTTAAGGACATTGTGGGGCTAGGGAATTccagattcctttctttttcttccaccttcCTCAGCACAGACAAGACTACACTAGTACGACAGCAGTGGCCCTCACTTTTCTAACTCTTCACACTCGCTGACCTTACCCTGCTGTTGGCTGTGCTGATTCCTTGGGGGGGCAGCAGATCTGGAGTCAGGAATTTGGGGTCCCCGCGTTTACTCTTGGTGTCCTTACAAGCTTTCCTTTGATCTCTGAGCGTGCTTCCTCATCTATACCCCTGGCCTCCCAGGAGCGCTGTGGTCAGTGTGGAAATGGATATCGAAGCACCTCATGCAAGTGTCCCTGCTGACTGAGCTCATGAggtgagggattttttttttctttttttgccttgtGGGGGGTTGGGATTGCTAGGAATTCACGGCAGGTCACAATTATCCCTTTGTAAGCCTGGTTGTCCCTATGGGAGACATAAAAGACTAGGTCCACACCTGGGGAAATACAGCCCTGGCTTAGCCTCCAGCATATTTGGTTACCAAGCAGAGGCCTAATGAGTTAGCCATGCCACCGTAAGCAGATCTGATTTCTTCCCGGCACCAGCATCCTGCTTCGTAGTCCCTTGTAGCTTCTGTCTTGTTTGATGAACAGTGTTGTGATAAAGAGCACAGACTCGAGCTCGGGTCCAGCCCCATGGTCGGTAGCGAAGTGGTGATCGTATATGCAGCATGGAGTTAGTGGGAGGCTTCGGCGAGGCCGCTGATGCCTGAGGAATACTTACTCGGCTGAACCTTAGTAAGAACTTAATAAAAGGTAGCTATttctcctgctgccctgcctccACTTCTCCTGTCCCATGGTGTCACGTGCCCGTTTTAGGGATAATTGTGGGCGTCTCAGCGGGTGTTAGCAGGCCCGGGACAAGACACCCCGTCCGGTGCTCTCTCTGTTGCGTGATTTATCCAAGTTATGCTGGCTGGACCTTGGCCTTCTAACCTCAGGCCCCTGAAGTGGAAAGCACTGTAGTGTTTCCGAGTGGGAAACTGCCCTGAACCCTTTTTGGGGTAAGGGAAGGTTTATGTAAAATCATATTGGTTGAGACAAATTGGAATTTATGCAAGTTTTTCGTTTGACTTCTGCCTGGTTATGTGTTCCAAATGGTCTTATTTGTCTGAGTTTGTCCTTGGCTCctgtaaataaaactgaaaagtaaTCCAAGTGGTCTGATGCTTGAATTTCAgaaaggattttttgttttgttttgttctttgacttaatgatttttttcagtcttcattcagaacagaagagaaatttaaaatagaatgatGGCATTTGTGATGCAAATATATTCTGGCCACgttttaattttagtatatgtacAGTCTGAGATGAGCTAGAAGTGTTTTAGTGACCTGATAAATACAGACCAGAAGACAGGGTGAGGTCACCTGGAGAAGGACCAGCAGGCTCCTTACTCACCTGCCGCTGAGGGATTGGACTCGCTCCTAAGTCCGGTAATTACAGCCTTACGTCCCCTACTCAGAGGCCGCCCCCTTAGCAGCACGAACACTTTGCACGTTATAATGATCAGTATATAACGGGGGTTACAAATGGAGGTGAGCCTGCCAAGATCCAACAGCTGCCAGCGGCATCTCAGTCGGGGTCCCCCTTCGCACAGAGTCTCAAAGGgaagctgacttttaaaaaattttggagaACTAATGTCCcggggaagaagaaatatttgcaacttTGGAGTTTCATGTCTCCACTCATTTCCGACTTCTGCACTGTTCGCACTGAGTGTGGGAGAAGAGCCCGCAGCAGTTTCCTTTGAGAGCCCTGACCAGTGAGGACatggccgcccctcccccacaccggTGACACAGCGTCTTCGCCAAAGAGAGAAGTTTGGATAATGGGCCACACCAAGCCTAGTCCTGCCAGAGTTTCTGTTTCAGGATTCTTATATCCTAgaggattctttttatttttttccccccccccgATGCAGGACCCTCTGAAAAGTTTGAAAGTGTATCTTCTTGGGAATAAAGAAGATCGCTTTGGCCACCCacagtggctcagtcgttaaccgtctgactcttcattctctctcccctcccctgagtctctctgctgccccctttgaaaaaaatcactttattgtGATCCAAGCTGGAAAATAAGTagaaaactgatttttgacaCTTCACATGGAGAATTTCAAGCATGCACAGGAGCAGCAGGCTCGCACAGCAAACTGTCTCCGGCTTGTCCCAGTCTTGTCTTGCTTCAACCCCCCAAACAGCGCTCCTCCACCCCCCGACCTGCTCCTTCACTCCCACATGATTTTAGGGTAAATCTCAGATAATTCTCTCTTCACATCTGTCAGAGTATATCTTGAAAAGGTAAGGattctactttaaaataatactaatgaaaatagtttataaaagtcatttatatggattaggaaaaaaaattagagtattaCTGAAATCACCCATAGTCTTTATGCCCAAAATaaccattgttaacattttttatatgtttatttacagatgaggaaaaaaaattatttttttaaagatttcttgtttatttgacagagagagagagagcacaagtaagagcagcaggcagagagagaggaggaagcaggctccccgctgagcagagagcccgatgcgggactcgatcccaggaccctgagatcacgacctgagccaaaggcagaggcttaacccactgagccgcccaagcgccctgagataaaaataatttgaagagcTTTTGCTACCTTTCCTGTTCTGTGGTGTGGACTTTGTGAGCAACTCGGAGATTAGTAGCTTTATTACAGCTGTGATGAGACGGCTTAAAACCGCTCCTCCTTAATAGAGGAGAGAGTCAGTagaggcagaattttaaaaatatatctagggGCGCCacgtcatgatcctagagtcctgggatcgagtcccacatcaggagcCCTTCTcggcagagtctgcttccccctctgacctctcccctctcattctctctctcgaataaataaaatctttgaaaatacatatatatctagtATGGGACGGTTATGCTCTGTGGAAGGATcatggcagcttttttttttttaaatgacaggttctttttaatttacagaaatcTGGCTTTTCAGAtaccttattccttttttttttttttttaaggttttatttatttatttgacacacagagatcacatgtaggcagagaggcaggcagagagagaggaggaagcaggctccctgctgagcagagagtccgatgcgggactcgatcccaggaccttgagatcatgacctgagccgaaggcagaggctttacccactgagccacccaggcgccccaggacaccttattctttgaaaatgttcaGTAATTATTGTGTATGCCCGTCATGTGCAATGCACGTTTGCCTCTGTGGACACGACATTGTTGATGACTAGCACATGTAATTTTAAGAACCTTTCCACCCCTTTGTTTGGTGAGGTGCTCTTCTCTAAATCAGCAAGGGACATTGTCAAGGTTAATCTGAAACTTCTCAGCTGTTCTGTTACTACCTATTTGTCTTGGGGTCAAAGACCACTTCCATAgcattagacatttaaaaattaatctgcaGGGGCTTTAAATAGAAATGCATTAGGTGAGGAATAGGGATTGGTTAGATAAaatggaggaggaaagaaagaaacttaccGACATAAAAGAGAATCAGGCCAATTTCCAGGCTGAGAATGATCCTGCCTCCCGTCACGGTCTCCATCTCGGGTGTGTGCATGCGATGGTGGGCACTGGGCATTTGAAGAGAGttggctcttttttttcctgcGTCTTTAGAAAAGAAGAACTGAATAGAGGAACTCTTATTAAGGAACCATAACCTGAAACTTTTTGAAATTGTGTAAAAGATTGTTTGTAACTCAGTTTCACCACTTAGAGTTGAGATTTTAGTCTAGAGCACATTCCTGAATGTTCATATGGTAAATTTTTTCTTGgacttgtagattttttttttccctagattttatttatttatttgacagagagagagatcacaagtaggcagagaggcaggcagagagagagagagaggaggaagcagtctccctgctgatcagagagcccagtgcggggctggatcccaggaccctgagatcatgacctcagccaaaggcagaggctttaacccgctgagccacccaggcgccccaacttgtAGATGTTTTGAGGGAGATTTTGACTTCCACTTTCCATTCCCAGGAAAGAGTATTGTTTGACAGGCAATTGGTACTTTAAATTTCCAGGGTAGTTTGGTTGATGATCCTGG encodes:
- the IGSF6 gene encoding immunoglobulin superfamily member 6 isoform X1 translates to MPSAHHRMHTPEMETVTGGRIILSLEIGLILFYVGAAHDCTVLVQQPPYLEVAHTQGAVTIQCSFSYNGCISGQPKSLWFRYGADQPENLCSDGCTGDAGKFTVKEALTEGEVSLTINRVALNDSAIYICGIAFPTSKQPGAKRTGEGTTLVVREMKELHRLHSLLIAILSLLSIYIIGALVIFIILSKSKSNSLRNKETEDSQKKKSARRIFQEIAQELYSKRHVERRQQPEKGNAYENRRVLSNYERP
- the IGSF6 gene encoding immunoglobulin superfamily member 6 isoform X2, whose amino-acid sequence is MPSAHHRMHTPEMETVTGGRIILSLEIGLILFYVGAAHDCTVLVQQPPYLEVAHTQGAVTIQCSFSYNGCISGQPKSLWFRYGADQPENLCSDGCTGDAGKFTVKEALTEGEVSLTINRVALNDSAIYICGIAFPTSKQPGAKRTGEGTTLVVREMKELHRLHSLLIAILSLLSIYIIGALVIFIILSKKKSARRIFQEIAQELYSKRHVERRQQPEKGNAYENRRVLSNYERP